A section of the Streptomyces sp. SCL15-4 genome encodes:
- a CDS encoding helix-turn-helix domain-containing protein: MTVPTGRRERKKAATRQKIADAALRLFLERGYDAVGIRDVAAEADVAVTTLFSHFASKEALVFEQDADFEQRLTRAVTDRAPHEPLVPALRREIQALVRHCTADSAAPIWRMIDASPALRKYEESMRLRHAESLATAIAAAPGPSRTTTACRAIARFAIDAYSLARETADPKAAVDEVFRMIEAAWEATAPSAHPTGTAGP; the protein is encoded by the coding sequence ATGACCGTGCCGACCGGACGCCGTGAGCGCAAGAAGGCCGCGACCCGCCAGAAGATCGCCGACGCCGCGCTGCGGCTCTTCCTGGAACGCGGATACGACGCGGTAGGCATCCGCGATGTGGCTGCCGAGGCCGACGTGGCCGTCACCACGCTCTTCTCTCACTTCGCCTCGAAAGAGGCCCTGGTCTTCGAGCAGGACGCGGACTTCGAGCAACGCCTCACGCGGGCGGTCACCGACCGGGCGCCACACGAGCCGCTCGTCCCCGCGCTGCGCCGGGAGATCCAGGCCCTGGTGCGCCACTGCACGGCGGACAGCGCCGCCCCGATCTGGCGCATGATCGACGCGTCACCCGCGCTGCGGAAGTACGAGGAGTCGATGAGGCTGCGCCACGCGGAGTCGCTGGCGACGGCCATCGCCGCCGCTCCCGGACCGTCACGGACCACAACGGCCTGCCGGGCGATCGCGAGATTCGCGATCGACGCCTATTCACTGGCTCGTGAGACGGCCGACCCGAAGGCCGCGGTGGACGAGGTCTTCCGGATGATCGAGGCGGCCTGGGAGGCCACCGCCCCCTCCGCGCACCCGACCGGCACGGCGGGTCCATAG
- a CDS encoding metallophosphoesterase family protein, translating into MIRVAAVGDIHMGPESQGTLRSSFETLPACADVLLLAGDLTRHGTPEEAAVVAREIKDLGVPVVAVLGNHDHHDERPEEVTAILRDAGAHVLEGQAAVVTADGARIGVAGTKGFGGGFVGRCAGEFGEPLMKEFVRYTRRCADGLHSALKELEEQDCDVRIALTHFSPVPDTLAGEPLEIYPFLGSYLLAEAIDTAGADLAVHGHAHAGTEHGMTTGGVRVRNVAQPVIGQAFHVYHLPGTAA; encoded by the coding sequence ATGATCCGCGTCGCGGCCGTCGGGGACATTCACATGGGCCCCGAGAGCCAGGGCACGCTGCGCTCCTCCTTCGAAACCCTGCCCGCGTGCGCCGACGTGCTGCTGCTCGCCGGCGACCTCACCCGGCACGGCACACCGGAGGAGGCCGCGGTCGTCGCCCGCGAGATCAAGGACCTCGGGGTGCCCGTCGTCGCCGTACTCGGCAACCACGACCACCACGACGAACGGCCCGAGGAGGTCACCGCGATCCTCCGGGACGCCGGCGCCCACGTCCTCGAAGGACAGGCCGCCGTCGTCACCGCCGACGGCGCCCGGATCGGAGTGGCCGGCACCAAGGGCTTCGGCGGCGGTTTCGTCGGCCGCTGCGCCGGAGAGTTCGGCGAACCCCTGATGAAGGAGTTCGTCCGCTACACCCGCCGGTGCGCCGACGGCCTGCACAGCGCCCTGAAGGAGCTGGAGGAGCAGGACTGCGACGTCCGCATCGCGCTGACCCACTTCTCGCCGGTGCCCGACACGCTGGCCGGGGAGCCGCTGGAGATCTATCCGTTCCTCGGCAGCTATCTGCTCGCCGAGGCGATCGACACCGCGGGCGCCGATCTCGCCGTACACGGTCATGCCCACGCCGGCACCGAGCACGGCATGACCACCGGCGGGGTCCGCGTGCGCAATGTCGCCCAGCCGGTGATCGGACAGGCCTTCCACGTGTACCACCTGCCCGGTACGGCGGCCTGA
- a CDS encoding cytochrome P450, translating into MTTPDAVPLSGPRFQTEPARLYREMRRDHGAVVPVLLDGDIPAWLVLGYRELHQVTGDPVLFSRDSDLWNQWENIPADWPLLPMIGRKQPSILYTVGERHRQRAAMVSNALEAVDAFELRGHAERFADELIDALCAAGEADLIAQYAMLLPVRVLARLYGFSDEDGPGLVTALNDMIDGRERALAGQAHLAGSMARLVADRKKEPANDVVSRMLADDSGFGDEEIVQDLMVMLAAGHQPTADWIGNSLRLMLTDERFAASLFGGRNSVAEAMNEVLWEDTPTQNVAGRWAARDTRLGGRAVRAGDLLLLGLQGANSDPQVRTDASVLTGGNNAHFSFGHGEHRCPFPAQEVAEVIARTGIEVVLDRLPDIDLAVPADSLTRRPSPWLRGLTRLPVRFTPVPAR; encoded by the coding sequence GTGACCACCCCCGACGCCGTCCCGCTCAGCGGTCCCCGGTTCCAGACCGAACCCGCCCGCCTGTACCGGGAGATGCGGCGCGACCACGGCGCCGTGGTGCCGGTGCTGCTCGACGGTGACATCCCGGCCTGGCTGGTGCTCGGCTACCGGGAACTGCACCAGGTCACCGGCGATCCCGTGCTGTTCAGCCGGGACTCGGACCTGTGGAACCAGTGGGAGAACATTCCCGCGGACTGGCCGCTGCTGCCGATGATCGGGCGCAAGCAGCCGTCGATCCTCTACACCGTCGGCGAACGGCACCGGCAGCGCGCGGCGATGGTGAGCAACGCGCTGGAGGCGGTGGACGCGTTCGAACTGCGCGGGCACGCCGAGCGGTTCGCGGACGAGCTGATCGACGCGCTGTGCGCCGCGGGCGAGGCCGATCTGATCGCGCAGTACGCGATGCTGCTGCCGGTGCGGGTCCTGGCCCGGCTGTACGGCTTCTCCGACGAGGACGGCCCCGGGCTCGTCACCGCCCTGAACGACATGATCGACGGCCGGGAGCGGGCGCTGGCCGGGCAGGCGCACCTGGCCGGTTCGATGGCCCGGCTGGTCGCGGACCGGAAGAAGGAGCCCGCCAACGACGTGGTCTCCCGGATGCTCGCCGACGACAGCGGCTTCGGCGACGAGGAGATCGTGCAGGACCTGATGGTGATGCTGGCGGCCGGGCACCAGCCGACCGCCGACTGGATCGGCAACTCGCTGCGGCTGATGCTGACCGACGAGCGGTTCGCCGCCTCCCTGTTCGGCGGGCGCAACAGCGTCGCCGAGGCGATGAACGAGGTGCTGTGGGAGGACACGCCCACGCAGAACGTGGCGGGCCGCTGGGCCGCCCGCGACACCCGCCTCGGCGGCCGGGCCGTCCGCGCCGGCGACCTGCTGCTGCTCGGTCTGCAGGGCGCCAACTCCGATCCGCAGGTGCGGACCGACGCCTCGGTGCTGACCGGCGGCAACAACGCGCACTTCTCCTTCGGCCACGGTGAGCACCGCTGCCCGTTCCCCGCGCAGGAGGTCGCCGAGGTGATCGCGCGGACCGGCATCGAGGTGGTGCTGGACCGGCTGCCGGACATCGACCTGGCGGTGCCCGCCGACTCCCTCACCCGACGGCCCTCGCCCTGGCTGAGAGGACTGACCAGACTCCCCGTCCGGTTCACTCCCGTACCAGCCCGCTGA
- a CDS encoding cytochrome P450 codes for MTTGTAAPRIALDPFVTDLDAESAALRAAGPLAAVELPGGVPVWAVTHHAEAKALLTDPRLVKDINVWGAWRRGEIPADWPLIGLANPGRSMLTVDGADHRRLRTLVAQALTPRRVERMRERIGKLTQDLLDALPADGGTVDLKSAFAYPLPMYVIADLMGIEEARLPRLKVLFEKFFSTQTPPQEVVATLTELARIMGETVAAKRAAPGDDLTSALILAAEDGDRLTDEEIVSTLQLMVAAGHETTISLIVNAVVNLSTHPEQRALVLSGQADWSAVIEETLRYSTPTSHVLIRFATEDVPVGDKVIPAGDALIVSYGAIGRDEHAHGPTAGRFDITRETRNRHISFGHGPHVCPGAALSRLEAGVALPALYARFPGLDLAVPASELRNKPVVTQNDLFELPVRLTP; via the coding sequence ATGACGACCGGTACCGCAGCACCCCGCATCGCCCTGGACCCCTTCGTCACCGACCTGGACGCCGAGAGCGCGGCGCTGCGCGCGGCCGGTCCGCTCGCCGCGGTCGAGCTGCCGGGCGGGGTCCCGGTGTGGGCCGTCACCCACCACGCCGAGGCCAAGGCGCTGCTCACCGACCCGCGTCTGGTGAAGGACATCAATGTGTGGGGTGCCTGGCGGCGCGGCGAGATACCGGCCGACTGGCCGCTGATCGGCCTGGCCAACCCGGGCCGCTCCATGCTCACGGTCGACGGCGCCGACCACCGCCGGCTGCGCACGCTGGTCGCGCAGGCGCTCACCCCGCGCCGTGTGGAGCGGATGCGGGAGCGGATCGGGAAGCTCACCCAGGACCTGCTGGACGCGCTGCCCGCGGACGGCGGGACCGTCGACCTGAAGTCGGCCTTCGCCTATCCGCTGCCGATGTACGTCATCGCCGACCTGATGGGCATCGAGGAGGCGCGGCTGCCCCGGCTGAAGGTGCTGTTCGAGAAGTTCTTCTCCACGCAGACCCCGCCACAGGAGGTCGTGGCGACCCTCACCGAGCTGGCGCGGATCATGGGCGAGACGGTGGCGGCGAAGCGGGCCGCGCCCGGTGACGACCTGACCAGCGCGCTGATCCTCGCGGCGGAGGACGGCGACCGGCTCACCGACGAGGAGATCGTCTCCACGCTCCAGCTGATGGTGGCGGCCGGCCACGAGACGACGATCTCGCTGATCGTCAACGCCGTCGTCAACCTCTCCACCCATCCCGAGCAGCGCGCCCTGGTGCTGTCCGGGCAGGCCGACTGGTCGGCGGTGATCGAGGAGACGCTGCGCTACTCCACGCCCACCTCGCACGTCCTGATCCGGTTCGCGACCGAGGACGTGCCGGTCGGCGACAAGGTGATCCCGGCCGGGGACGCGCTGATCGTGTCGTACGGCGCGATCGGCCGCGACGAGCACGCGCACGGCCCGACCGCGGGCCGGTTCGACATCACCCGCGAGACGCGCAACCGGCACATCTCCTTCGGCCACGGCCCGCACGTCTGCCCCGGCGCCGCCCTGTCCCGGCTGGAGGCGGGGGTCGCTCTGCCGGCGCTGTACGCCCGTTTCCCCGGCCTTGACCTGGCGGTGCCGGCGAGCGAGCTGCGCAACAAGCCGGTGGTCACCCAGAACGACCTCTTCGAACTGCCTGTACGACTCACCCCCTAG
- a CDS encoding aldo/keto reductase codes for MEKRSLGTLRVSALGLGCMGMSAFYGSADRAEGIATIRRALDLGIDFLDTAQMYGPLTNESLVGEAVKGHRDEYVIATKFNYRMDDAVPGDLSTVGPQDGSAGHVRSSVDGSLQRLGTDHIDLYYQHRVDPNVPIEETVGALGELVAAGKVRHIGLSEASAETIRRAHAVHPITAVQSEYSLWSRDVEAEVLPACRELGIGFVPYSPLGRGFLAGRFSSPDELDPDDYRRTNPRFTDANLAANLRLAEKVKEIAAEKDVTPAQLAIAWVLARGEDLVPIPGTKRRAYLEQNAAAAGIELTGEDLARIDAELPEAAGERYDEAGMRAVNL; via the coding sequence ATGGAAAAGCGCAGTCTGGGAACCCTTCGAGTTTCGGCCCTCGGGCTCGGGTGCATGGGAATGTCCGCCTTCTACGGCTCTGCCGACCGGGCGGAGGGGATCGCGACCATTCGGCGGGCCCTGGATCTCGGTATCGACTTCCTCGACACCGCGCAGATGTACGGCCCGCTCACCAACGAGTCGCTGGTCGGCGAGGCGGTCAAGGGGCACCGGGACGAGTATGTGATCGCCACGAAGTTCAATTACCGGATGGACGACGCCGTGCCCGGTGATCTGAGCACGGTCGGCCCGCAGGACGGCTCGGCCGGGCATGTCCGCAGCTCGGTGGACGGCTCGCTGCAACGCCTGGGCACCGACCACATCGACCTGTACTACCAGCACCGCGTCGACCCGAACGTGCCCATCGAGGAGACCGTCGGCGCGCTCGGCGAGCTGGTCGCCGCGGGCAAGGTGCGCCACATCGGGCTGAGCGAGGCGAGCGCGGAGACCATCCGGCGCGCCCACGCCGTGCATCCGATCACCGCCGTGCAGAGCGAGTACTCGCTCTGGTCGCGGGACGTGGAGGCCGAGGTGCTGCCCGCGTGCCGGGAACTGGGCATCGGGTTCGTGCCGTACTCGCCGCTCGGCCGGGGCTTCCTCGCGGGCCGCTTCTCCTCGCCGGACGAGCTGGACCCGGACGACTACCGCCGTACGAACCCGCGCTTCACGGACGCCAACCTGGCGGCGAACCTGCGCCTCGCGGAGAAGGTCAAGGAGATCGCCGCCGAGAAGGACGTGACGCCGGCCCAGCTGGCCATCGCCTGGGTGCTGGCCCGGGGCGAGGACCTGGTGCCGATTCCGGGCACCAAGCGCCGTGCCTACCTGGAGCAGAACGCCGCCGCGGCCGGCATCGAGCTGACCGGGGAGGACCTGGCCCGCATCGACGCCGAGCTGCCCGAGGCGGCGGGCGAGCGGTACGACGAGGCGGGGATGCGCGCCGTCAACCTGTAG
- a CDS encoding DUF6343 family protein: protein MGERRHGRPAAPISGPGRRTPRSGGEPATARSALRLRLLLSAVFLPVFAAATAAFALRAAHQGPDDSPGTGPLTALAVVCGLLAPAAAVDLAVVSARGRRERSGGPTA, encoded by the coding sequence ATGGGTGAGCGACGGCACGGACGGCCGGCGGCACCGATCTCCGGGCCCGGCCGCCGTACTCCTCGCAGCGGCGGGGAACCGGCCACCGCGCGCAGCGCCCTCCGCCTGCGGCTGCTGCTGTCCGCCGTCTTCCTTCCCGTCTTCGCCGCGGCGACCGCCGCCTTCGCGCTCCGGGCCGCGCACCAGGGCCCGGATGACAGCCCGGGCACCGGCCCGCTGACCGCCCTCGCGGTGGTCTGCGGCCTCCTCGCGCCGGCGGCGGCGGTGGACCTCGCGGTGGTCTCGGCCCGGGGCCGCCGGGAGCGCTCCGGCGGCCCTACGGCCTGA
- a CDS encoding BON domain-containing protein → MTDTSPPPPPAAGNLDYRVAHLADHLASGQLGELGVRLELRGDVVLLTGTVPSTQCRDDILRMAREELAGHPVHSDLLIAGTASPDHGEDLT, encoded by the coding sequence CGCCCCCGCCGGCGGCCGGGAACCTCGACTACCGCGTCGCCCATCTCGCCGACCACCTCGCCTCCGGGCAGCTCGGCGAACTCGGCGTACGACTCGAACTGCGCGGCGACGTCGTCCTGCTCACCGGCACCGTGCCGTCCACCCAGTGCCGGGACGACATCCTGCGCATGGCCCGCGAGGAACTGGCGGGGCACCCGGTCCACAGCGACCTGCTCATCGCCGGGACGGCCTCGCCCGACCACGGAGAGGACCTGACATGA
- a CDS encoding MFS transporter, whose amino-acid sequence MRWWSAANFVSNAGTWMQLTVQNLLVLHLTGSAAATGLSMSVQAAPALLVSLLGGAAVDRWPRKLTVAVSQALLGAVAFTTALLVALDRIDMTTLLVLAAVTGVIATVDGPACALLGNDLVPVPDVPSAIGVGALVHSAGRLAGTALAAVAVGFLGTASAYAANGLSFLFVASVVPFLRPAPGAAGERAAGPRATPEGAGMSVREGVAFFVRRPRLVALAGITGLSSVFGRNYGLTLAVLVTGPLAGGAGAFGTVSTVLAVGGIIGAVLGARLRSPSVRTVGLLAAAGGLLQVVAGLSPSLVVLLVLVLPMAVVESVSDTAGTAVLQTDPPPHLRGRVLGVWSSVGTVWSLGGPPLLGLLMEWAGARGALVAGGLLIAGSVGAGLLARRLGGPVPVPVVARDGEVTGREALGTAA is encoded by the coding sequence ATGCGCTGGTGGTCGGCGGCCAACTTCGTCTCCAATGCCGGTACGTGGATGCAGCTCACCGTGCAGAACCTCCTCGTGCTGCACCTCACGGGCTCGGCCGCGGCGACCGGGCTGTCGATGTCCGTCCAGGCGGCGCCCGCGCTGCTGGTGAGCCTGCTCGGCGGCGCGGCGGTGGACCGCTGGCCCCGGAAGCTGACGGTCGCCGTCAGTCAGGCGCTGCTCGGCGCGGTCGCCTTCACCACGGCACTGCTCGTGGCGCTGGACCGGATCGACATGACGACCCTGCTGGTGCTGGCCGCCGTGACCGGCGTCATCGCCACCGTCGACGGGCCGGCCTGTGCGCTGCTCGGCAACGATCTCGTGCCCGTGCCGGACGTGCCGTCGGCGATCGGGGTGGGCGCGCTGGTGCACAGCGCGGGGCGGCTGGCCGGCACCGCGCTGGCCGCAGTGGCCGTCGGCTTCCTCGGCACGGCCTCCGCGTACGCCGCCAACGGGCTGTCGTTCCTGTTCGTGGCCTCGGTGGTGCCGTTCCTGCGCCCGGCTCCCGGGGCCGCCGGGGAACGGGCGGCCGGGCCGCGGGCGACGCCGGAGGGCGCCGGGATGTCCGTGCGGGAGGGTGTGGCCTTCTTCGTGCGCAGGCCCCGGCTGGTCGCTCTCGCGGGCATCACGGGTCTCAGCTCCGTCTTCGGCCGCAACTACGGCCTGACCCTCGCCGTCCTCGTCACCGGTCCGCTCGCCGGCGGCGCCGGGGCGTTCGGCACGGTCTCCACGGTGCTGGCCGTCGGCGGCATCATCGGCGCGGTGCTCGGCGCCCGGCTGCGCAGTCCGTCCGTGCGCACCGTGGGCCTGCTCGCGGCGGCGGGCGGCCTGCTCCAGGTGGTGGCCGGTCTGTCGCCGTCGCTGGTGGTGCTGCTGGTGCTGGTGCTGCCGATGGCGGTCGTGGAGTCCGTCTCCGACACCGCCGGTACGGCGGTGCTCCAGACCGATCCGCCGCCGCATCTGCGCGGCCGGGTGCTCGGGGTGTGGAGCAGCGTCGGCACGGTGTGGAGCCTCGGCGGCCCCCCGCTGCTGGGTCTGCTGATGGAGTGGGCCGGGGCGCGCGGCGCCCTGGTGGCGGGCGGGCTGCTGATCGCCGGCTCGGTCGGCGCGGGCCTGCTGGCGCGCCGCCTCGGCGGCCCGGTGCCGGTGCCGGTGGTTGCCAGGGACGGCGAGGTGACCGGCCGCGAGGCCCTGGGCACGGCCGCCTGA
- a CDS encoding NADP-dependent oxidoreductase, whose product MKKVSFAEFGGPDVLRLIDAEEPHAGPGQVRIAVRAAGVNPVDWRIREGQVLGAHPTELPSGVGLDAAGVVDEVGAGVGGVAVGDRVFGEGASTYAEFAVLSAWARMPEGLTFEEAAGYPSVVETALRVIREVGVRPGQTLLVSGASGGVGSAVLQIARDRGIKVIGTAGAANQDYLRSLGALATTYGEGWAERVRALGRVDAALDLAGSGVIRGLVELTGDARKVISIADLDAPRFGVRFSGVAGSVPEALAEAVGLISRGKLRIPVEKAYPLAEAAAAHVDSQAGHTRGRRVLVV is encoded by the coding sequence ATGAAAAAAGTGAGCTTCGCCGAGTTCGGCGGCCCGGACGTCCTGCGACTCATCGATGCCGAGGAGCCCCACGCGGGCCCCGGCCAGGTGCGCATCGCCGTGCGGGCGGCGGGCGTGAACCCCGTCGACTGGAGGATCCGTGAAGGCCAGGTCCTGGGGGCCCATCCGACCGAGCTGCCCTCAGGAGTCGGGCTGGACGCCGCCGGGGTGGTGGACGAGGTCGGTGCGGGCGTCGGAGGGGTCGCGGTCGGCGACCGTGTGTTCGGCGAGGGTGCGAGCACGTACGCCGAGTTCGCCGTGCTGTCGGCCTGGGCCCGTATGCCCGAGGGGCTGACCTTCGAGGAGGCGGCCGGGTATCCCTCCGTGGTGGAGACCGCGCTGCGCGTCATCCGCGAGGTCGGTGTGCGGCCCGGGCAGACGCTGCTGGTCAGCGGCGCGTCCGGAGGAGTCGGATCGGCGGTGCTGCAGATCGCCCGTGACCGTGGCATCAAGGTGATCGGTACGGCCGGGGCCGCGAACCAGGACTACCTGCGGAGCCTGGGTGCCCTGGCCACGACGTACGGCGAGGGCTGGGCCGAGCGGGTGCGGGCGCTCGGCCGTGTCGACGCGGCTCTCGACCTGGCCGGCTCCGGCGTGATCCGCGGGCTCGTCGAGCTGACCGGGGACGCGCGGAAGGTGATCTCCATCGCCGATCTCGACGCGCCGAGGTTCGGTGTCCGGTTCTCCGGCGTGGCCGGGAGCGTGCCGGAGGCGCTCGCCGAGGCCGTCGGCCTCATCTCGCGGGGAAAGCTCCGCATCCCGGTCGAGAAGGCATACCCGCTCGCCGAGGCCGCGGCGGCACACGTCGACAGCCAGGCCGGCCACACGCGCGGACGCCGGGTGCTGGTCGTCTGA